From a single Sphingomonas sp. IW22 genomic region:
- a CDS encoding heme-binding protein produces the protein MALTHTTHTITLDTALVILEKALARARVMKVKLAIAIADRAGHLIALHRDDGTWATSIDVARDKAATAAVFGVSTDELREALSYSQALTEGLARRPGVILFGGGFPIAAQGEIIGGIGASGASEQEERDILTYALEGLNHDL, from the coding sequence GTGGCTCTGACGCATACAACCCATACCATCACTCTCGACACGGCCCTGGTCATTCTGGAGAAGGCCCTTGCTCGCGCGCGGGTCATGAAGGTGAAGCTTGCAATAGCGATCGCAGATCGTGCCGGCCATCTCATCGCGTTGCACCGCGACGATGGAACCTGGGCGACCTCGATCGATGTTGCCAGGGACAAGGCGGCTACCGCGGCCGTGTTCGGCGTATCGACGGACGAACTCCGTGAAGCGTTATCCTACAGTCAGGCCCTGACTGAGGGGCTGGCCCGTCGTCCAGGCGTTATCCTGTTTGGCGGCGGATTTCCCATTGCCGCTCAAGGCGAAATCATTGGGGGAATTGGCGCCTCCGGCGCTTCCGAGCAGGAGGAGCGCGACATCCTGACTTATGCGCTCGAAGGACTGAACCATGATCTGTGA